From Myotis daubentonii chromosome 15, mMyoDau2.1, whole genome shotgun sequence, one genomic window encodes:
- the NRN1L gene encoding neuritin-like protein, which produces MMLCCCCHHCQRLPRAVGLLLLLLLPPLAAVGQSRCDIYQGFAKCLIRLGDGMGHGGELETICRSWNDFHTCASQVLSGCPKEAAAVWESLQQEARRTPHPDNLHTLCGSPVHVWEHGAGPETNQETLRGTAPALTPAPAPLLLAAALAFVCLLGPLA; this is translated from the exons ATGATGCTCTGCTGCTGCTGTCACCACTGCCAGCGACTGCCCCGTGCggtggggctgctgctgctgctgctgttaccACCACTCG CTGCCGTGGGCCAAAGCCGCTGTGACATATACCAGGGCTTTGCCAAGTGTCTCATCCGCTTGGGGGATGGCATGGGTCACGGAGGCGAGCTGGAGACCATCTGCAG GTCTTGGAATGACTTCCACACCTGCGCCTCTCAAGTTCTGTCGGGTTGCCCGAAGGAGGCGGCTGCGGTGTGGGAGTCACTACAGCAAGAAGCTCGTCGGACCCCGCACCCAGATAACTTGCACACTCTGTGTGGCAGCCCTGTGCACGTCTGGGAGCATGGTGCAGGCCCCGAGACCAACCAGGAGACACTGAGGGGGACAGcacctgccctcaccccagcccctgctcccctgctgctgGCGGCTGCTCTGGCATTTGTTTGCCTCCTGGGGCCTCTGGCCTAG